A single region of the Desulfurella amilsii genome encodes:
- a CDS encoding zinc ribbon domain-containing protein, with the protein MILSFPNPATKGQKGQEEKNINFCPNCGAKVDGGKFCHECGQALIVADTAKKTVNKLSAISIKKLLIAGGLIWLTGTLFIKFLTLLIFSLR; encoded by the coding sequence ATGATTTTAAGTTTTCCTAATCCTGCCACAAAAGGGCAGAAAGGGCAGGAGGAAAAAAATATTAACTTTTGCCCTAATTGTGGGGCAAAAGTTGACGGAGGTAAATTCTGCCATGAATGTGGGCAAGCGCTTATTGTTGCTGATACTGCCAAAAAAACTGTAAATAAACTTTCAGCGATAAGTATAAAAAAACTACTTATTGCCGGTGGGCTTATTTGGTTAACAGGAACACTTTTTATTAAATTTTTGACTTTATTAATCTTTTCCTTACGCTAA
- a CDS encoding GspE/PulE family protein, producing the protein MDEKDKKKISHIIELLRNHGIYITTLTLQEIIKDSMTSENKVDYTSFFKKLIGTGIVTEELLTQVLAEMDGVEYYDYFLNKEIIDKDIISYFHQDAFSIFRQFFFVPLEVEFDKVNKQINISFGMKNPSNKLHQSKIDEVLALLFNLDPKYKDWKINKYTYIVSPSALEDYYFHFLQKITDDDLNEARDKISVNLVTEDDAERTRSVQEFLQKIIAKAVFEGVSDIHFEPSDDGKGRIKFRKNGILIPILSMSIRQYANVLTALALNCSSTITSTSTLPMDGRIEEKPEQNAGLLELLKVNYNITNVDYRVSYIPNALNNTPNVANYSVVIRILSRRGGIPTLEQLGFNAEIKKEISFISEKAHGIFLITGPTGSGKSTTLYSILSRVNATEKNIVTIEDPVEYRNSMWKQVQVNEKAVKEEDRLTFSNAIKHFLRHDPDVILLGEVRDTETAKQAIIAANTGHLVLSTLHTNDAPSAISRLLNLNIDIFDMLNSVIAILGQRLVRKVCPNCAIKEPVRKTDYEWLKKELNRTLSNVIDVNSEDYLFTDEVLYANPNGCDKCHHTGYTTRSVISEICILDQEVKSAIVNKNFDLIYKSMINFYKYNTLLLSGIEKIKNKYTTFDEIKRVI; encoded by the coding sequence GTGGACGAAAAAGACAAGAAAAAAATTAGCCATATAATAGAACTTCTACGCAATCACGGTATCTATATTACCACTCTTACATTACAAGAAATAATTAAAGACAGTATGACTTCGGAAAACAAAGTAGACTACACATCTTTTTTTAAAAAACTAATCGGCACAGGCATTGTTACCGAAGAACTCCTTACGCAGGTATTAGCAGAAATGGACGGAGTAGAATATTACGATTATTTTCTTAATAAAGAAATAATAGACAAAGATATAATAAGCTACTTTCATCAAGACGCATTCAGCATATTCAGACAATTTTTCTTTGTTCCTTTAGAAGTAGAATTTGATAAAGTCAATAAACAAATTAATATAAGTTTTGGTATGAAAAACCCAAGCAATAAGCTTCATCAATCTAAAATTGACGAAGTATTGGCTCTTTTGTTTAATTTAGACCCAAAATACAAAGATTGGAAAATTAACAAATATACTTATATTGTGTCCCCGTCAGCCTTAGAGGACTATTACTTTCATTTTTTGCAGAAAATTACAGATGATGACCTTAACGAAGCAAGAGATAAAATAAGCGTCAACTTGGTAACAGAAGACGATGCAGAAAGAACAAGAAGCGTTCAAGAGTTTTTACAGAAAATTATAGCAAAAGCAGTATTTGAGGGTGTTTCAGATATACACTTTGAACCTTCCGATGACGGCAAAGGACGCATAAAGTTTAGGAAAAACGGCATCTTGATTCCGATACTAAGTATGAGTATTAGACAATACGCAAATGTCTTAACAGCGCTTGCGTTAAACTGTTCCAGCACGATAACTTCAACATCAACATTGCCGATGGACGGACGCATTGAAGAAAAACCAGAACAAAACGCAGGCTTGCTTGAATTATTGAAAGTCAATTACAATATAACTAATGTTGACTATCGTGTGTCTTATATACCAAACGCTTTAAATAATACGCCGAATGTTGCTAATTATTCGGTAGTTATAAGAATTTTATCAAGGCGTGGAGGAATACCAACATTAGAACAGCTTGGCTTTAATGCAGAAATTAAAAAAGAAATATCTTTTATAAGCGAAAAAGCGCATGGTATTTTCTTAATTACGGGACCGACAGGTTCAGGTAAATCCACTACGCTTTATTCTATTTTATCAAGAGTAAACGCAACAGAAAAAAACATAGTAACGATTGAAGACCCTGTGGAATATAGAAACTCAATGTGGAAGCAGGTTCAAGTAAATGAAAAAGCGGTTAAAGAAGAAGACAGGCTTACTTTTTCAAATGCCATAAAACACTTTTTAAGGCACGATCCTGATGTAATTCTGCTTGGTGAAGTCAGAGATACAGAAACAGCAAAACAGGCTATTATAGCGGCAAATACAGGGCATTTGGTATTATCTACTCTCCACACAAATGACGCTCCAAGCGCAATATCAAGGCTATTAAACCTAAATATAGATATTTTTGATATGCTAAACAGCGTAATAGCCATTTTAGGACAAAGGCTTGTTAGAAAAGTTTGCCCTAACTGCGCTATAAAAGAACCTGTTAGAAAAACTGATTACGAATGGCTTAAAAAGGAATTAAACCGAACTTTATCAAATGTTATTGATGTCAACAGCGAAGATTATCTTTTTACCGATGAAGTGTTATACGCAAACCCGAATGGCTGTGATAAATGCCATCATACAGGCTATACGACAAGAAGTGTCATCTCTGAAATCTGTATTTTAGACCAAGAAGTTAAAAGTGCCATTGTAAACAAAAATTTTGACCTAATATATAAATCAATGATAAACTTTTACAAGTATAATACGCTTTTACTCTCTGGAATTGAAAAAATTAAAAACAAATACACTACCTTTGATGAGATTAAGCGTGTAATCTAG
- a CDS encoding lytic transglycosylase domain-containing protein, with amino-acid sequence MRKTILVIACIFAFVINVKADVFQKSGNVQVIAMNEYNENSMQPSDNNPYFFVNSHYQKTSRKTSYTGKKYSYYKTNYTSNNYSYLFKEIGSKYNLDPKLLYAIAVTESSLNPNAINYNTNGSIDYGLMQINSCHLPTLSKFGIDKNSLFQPQTNITVGAWILSKCVNKYGYSWNAIACYHMGSGSLDNREALRYVWQVYENLKG; translated from the coding sequence ATGAGAAAAACTATTCTTGTAATAGCTTGCATATTTGCTTTTGTGATTAATGTAAAAGCAGATGTCTTTCAAAAAAGCGGAAACGTGCAGGTAATTGCTATGAACGAATACAATGAAAACTCAATGCAACCTTCCGACAATAACCCTTATTTTTTTGTCAACAGCCACTACCAGAAAACAAGCAGAAAAACTTCCTATACAGGTAAAAAGTATTCTTATTACAAAACAAACTACACTTCAAATAATTACAGCTATTTATTTAAAGAAATAGGCAGTAAATACAATTTAGACCCTAAATTGCTGTATGCAATCGCAGTAACAGAAAGCTCTCTTAACCCTAATGCGATTAATTACAATACTAATGGAAGCATAGACTACGGACTTATGCAGATTAACTCCTGCCACTTGCCTACTTTATCTAAATTTGGTATTGATAAAAATAGTTTGTTTCAACCACAGACAAACATTACTGTTGGGGCTTGGATTTTATCCAAGTGCGTCAACAAATACGGTTACTCTTGGAATGCTATTGCCTGCTACCATATGGGTAGCGGAAGTTTAGACAACAGGGAAGCTTTACGCTATGTGTGGCAAGTTTATGAAAACTTAAAAGGATAG